The sequence ACAAAGACGTGGTTAACCCTAAACCGGGAACCCTAAGACACGCAGTGATCCAAGACGAGCCGCTATGGATCATCTTCGCACGTGACATGGTCATAAAACTGAAAGAAGAGCTGCTCATGAACTCGTTCAAGACCATTGACGGCCGTGGAGCGAACGTCCATATCGCCGGTGGCGCGTGCATCACTGCCCAGTATGTGACCAACATCATCATCCACGGCATCAACATCCACGACTGCAAGAAGAGAGGGAATGCTTACGTCAGAGATTCTCCGTCGCATTACGGGTGGAGAACGGCATCTGACGGTGACGCTATCTCGATTTTCGGAGGGTCCCACGTGTGGGTTGACCACTGCTCGTTGTCTAACTGCGCGGACGGTCTGGTCGACGCCATTCATGGATCTACGGCTATTACGATCTCTAATAACTACTTGACTCACCATAACAAGGTGATGCTCTTGGGACACAGTGATTCGTACACGAGAGACAAGAACATGCAAGTCACCATTGCGTTTAATCATTTTGGTGAAGGGCTTGTTCAGAGAATGCCCAGGTAAATAAAGTTACCTTTTGTagagttttgctaaatatgccatttaattattatattattttctaaggCCCTTTAACTTTGGGATTTATACAGATGTAGGCATGGATATTTTCATGTGGTAAATAACGATTATACGCATTGGCAAATGTATGCAATTGGTGGGAGTGCAGCTCCAACTATAAACAGTCAAGGCAATAGGTTTCTTGCTCCCAATGACCATGTCTTCAAAGAGGTAAATTAAGAGCTAATATTCTAATacatatatttctattttactcATATATGTATGAGAATATTGAAGTACAAgtatttgatttgaaaaagGTGACTAAATACGAAGATGCACCACAAAGCAAATGGAAAAAGTGGAACTGGAGATCAGAAGGTGACCTTTTCCTAAACGGTGCGTTTTTTACGCCTGCGGGTGGAAGAGCCTCTTCGAGCTACGCTAAGGCTTCAAGTTTGTCGGCTAGACCATCCTCGTTGGTGGCTTCCGTCACGGGCAATGCTGGTGCTCTCTACTGTAAGAAAGGATCTCGATGTTAATCCCACCCAACTACTTAAATTATATTCCATCTAATTAAACAAGGAAAAAGATGTGTTGGCCTCCTATGTCAATTTTTAATTTACCCTTTAGTTTTATTATGGGGGAGGGTTAAAGTTGTAAGTTGGATTTGATGTGGATACTAAAGTATTGTATGGATTCCCTTTGGACCAATGGGTTTCTTATAAACTTTTTCGGAGTAGGAACCAGTGTCTGTTGTGGTGGGGATGTGTACAAGTGCTGCAAGATtgttgattatatataataaaaatgaaatcaacAGCTTAGTTATCAACGTCCGTGTGTTAGCATAATTACATGTAAATTAGCACCGTCTTTTTTTTCGCATTACACATGTTTGAATTTTGATGGTCGAGGCAACAAAGACGTAATAACTACATATTATCGGTAAATTAACTGTTTATAACAATGATCAATGTATACTGTTGCATATTGTAGTTGaaatgtaaaattattatgGCCTTGTATAGAATATATTCATATAGTTATTTCGGTTGGAGCGCAACATGGGCATATCTAATTTTTTGGATGACATTAAATTTGTCTGCAAGATCTGTAATAAGTGA comes from Brassica rapa cultivar Chiifu-401-42 chromosome A02, CAAS_Brap_v3.01, whole genome shotgun sequence and encodes:
- the LOC103852424 gene encoding probable pectate lyase 5; this translates as MTLLHLSLSLFSCLLLVLGPTFIDSAHVSDPELVVQEVNQKINASRRNLGVLSCGTGNPIDDCWRCDKKWEKNRQRLADCAIGFGKHAIGGRDGKIYVVTDPSDKDVVNPKPGTLRHAVIQDEPLWIIFARDMVIKLKEELLMNSFKTIDGRGANVHIAGGACITAQYVTNIIIHGINIHDCKKRGNAYVRDSPSHYGWRTASDGDAISIFGGSHVWVDHCSLSNCADGLVDAIHGSTAITISNNYLTHHNKVMLLGHSDSYTRDKNMQVTIAFNHFGEGLVQRMPRCRHGYFHVVNNDYTHWQMYAIGGSAAPTINSQGNRFLAPNDHVFKEVTKYEDAPQSKWKKWNWRSEGDLFLNGAFFTPAGGRASSSYAKASSLSARPSSLVASVTGNAGALYCKKGSRC